The proteins below come from a single Tissierella sp. MB52-C2 genomic window:
- a CDS encoding chemotaxis protein CheX, with protein MKAEYINSFYGATQDVFRLMLDLPVEKGDLKIVEGMVCSNETNVLLGITGDLKGSVLFGFKNETALEMVKIMSGMELDEIDNFVSSALGEVANIIGGNAVTNLTSYDYICDIAPPQIIVGDYKSISMANKKSLLIPLKTTIGEFDINIFLVEN; from the coding sequence ATGAAAGCAGAATATATAAACTCCTTTTATGGAGCAACTCAAGATGTATTTCGTCTGATGCTTGATTTACCAGTAGAAAAAGGAGATTTAAAAATAGTAGAGGGAATGGTATGTAGTAACGAGACAAATGTTTTACTGGGAATTACAGGAGATTTAAAAGGGTCAGTTCTTTTTGGTTTCAAAAATGAAACTGCCCTAGAAATGGTTAAGATAATGTCAGGTATGGAACTAGATGAAATCGATAATTTTGTATCTTCAGCTTTAGGGGAAGTTGCAAACATAATCGGTGGAAATGCAGTAACTAATTTAACATCATATGATTATATATGTGATATTGCTCCACCGCAGATTATCGTAGGGGATTATAAGTCGATTTCCATGGCAAATAAAAAGTCATTGCTTATACCATTGAAGACTACTATTGGAGAATTTGATATAAATATATTTTTAGTAGAAAATTAA
- a CDS encoding hemerythrin family protein yields the protein MMWKDKYRIGVDLIDDQHIELFKRLSEFIKIVQDKEKPWEDRLDNVKETMDFMKDYVVFHFDDEEEYQKSIGYPDIEIHKEAHRVFKEGVNDYVKVFEQGEFTEEKMQEFGAKLMTWLIMHVGKMDQKIGEYVKSKEVEA from the coding sequence ATGATGTGGAAAGATAAATATAGAATAGGTGTGGATTTAATTGACGATCAACATATTGAACTTTTTAAAAGACTATCAGAATTTATTAAGATTGTTCAAGATAAAGAAAAACCATGGGAAGATAGATTGGATAATGTAAAAGAAACTATGGATTTTATGAAAGATTATGTAGTATTTCACTTTGATGATGAAGAAGAGTATCAAAAAAGTATTGGTTATCCTGATATTGAAATACATAAAGAGGCCCACAGAGTATTTAAAGAAGGGGTTAATGATTATGTTAAAGTATTTGAGCAGGGCGAATTCACTGAAGAGAAAATGCAAGAATTTGGTGCAAAACTTATGACATGGCTAATTATGCACGTTGGTAAAATGGATCAGAAAATTGGAGAGTATGTAAAAAGTAAAGAGGTGGAAGCGTAA
- a CDS encoding HD-GYP domain-containing protein, translating to MSKNIEVKKLDIGMILDRDVMDSRSGVILIPKGTAITKEFINKLINYKIDSVFIREEKIPEGVSNKELKDSYHNLEDALDKIFDEVKRENKLETDKILETMKDFVDEVSKERDILTQMRLLKKKDDYTFNHSLGVCILAIALGKWLELSRNQIFDLSIAALFHDLGKLKISDDIIKKPSKLTEEEAVEMRKHSFYSYKMLLDTKKFNNDILLGVLQHHEKIDGTGYPNGVSEKDIHLYAKIIAICDIYHALTSTRTYKYKDSPLRAADYLREESFTSLDSHITQVFLKNISRFYVGNTVLLSDGTTGVIVYIHPQDETKPIVKVGDKFIDFLKEQEIEILDITI from the coding sequence TTGAGTAAAAACATAGAAGTTAAGAAACTAGATATAGGAATGATTTTAGATAGAGATGTAATGGATTCAAGAAGTGGAGTTATATTGATTCCAAAGGGTACAGCCATAACTAAAGAGTTTATTAATAAATTAATTAATTATAAAATAGACTCTGTTTTTATACGAGAAGAGAAAATTCCAGAAGGAGTTTCCAATAAAGAATTGAAAGATTCCTATCATAATTTAGAGGACGCTTTAGATAAAATATTTGATGAAGTAAAAAGGGAAAACAAACTAGAGACAGATAAGATACTTGAAACAATGAAAGATTTTGTAGATGAGGTATCTAAGGAAAGAGATATACTTACTCAAATGAGATTATTAAAGAAAAAAGACGACTATACTTTTAATCATAGTTTAGGAGTGTGTATATTAGCCATCGCATTAGGTAAGTGGTTAGAACTTTCTAGAAACCAAATTTTTGATTTATCCATAGCTGCACTTTTCCATGATTTAGGAAAATTGAAGATATCCGATGATATAATAAAGAAACCTAGTAAATTGACAGAAGAAGAAGCTGTGGAAATGAGAAAACATTCATTTTATAGCTATAAAATGCTTTTAGATACTAAAAAATTTAATAATGATATTTTGTTGGGAGTATTACAGCACCATGAGAAAATAGATGGGACTGGCTATCCAAATGGAGTAAGTGAAAAGGACATACATTTATATGCCAAAATAATAGCCATATGTGACATATATCATGCCCTTACTTCTACTAGAACATATAAGTATAAGGACTCACCTCTTAGAGCAGCAGATTATCTTAGAGAAGAAAGCTTTACATCCTTAGATTCACATATTACCCAAGTGTTTTTAAAAAATATTTCTAGATTTTATGTAGGGAACACAGTTTTATTAAGTGATGGTACTACTGGAGTAATAGTATATATACATCCTCAAGATGAAACTAAACCTATAGTAAAAGTAGGAGATAAATTTATAGATTTCCTTAAGGAACAGGAGATAGAAATATTAGATATAACAATATAG
- a CDS encoding metal-dependent hydrolase — MTGKTHIAIGIAAALTISYGQPLENQSVIVLVSAISSLIPDLDHPKGKINQKILLVKNNFYRVSFYVLVGIVFTYLYYLSKLKFLLFLGIGSFLVGISSHRGFTHSIVGFLVSTTIVSLGKLDYGLDSIYSGFIIGYFLHIVADLFTSKGVKLFYPLNNKISFPITIKTNSKFEKILFRLLVIYCVWLLLIQVI; from the coding sequence ATGACAGGAAAAACACATATAGCAATAGGAATTGCAGCAGCTTTAACTATATCCTATGGACAACCCTTAGAGAATCAGTCTGTAATAGTATTGGTTTCTGCAATAAGTTCCTTAATTCCTGATTTAGACCACCCTAAGGGGAAAATAAATCAGAAGATATTATTAGTTAAAAACAATTTTTATAGAGTCTCATTTTATGTATTAGTAGGAATTGTATTTACATATCTGTATTACCTAAGCAAGTTAAAGTTTCTTTTGTTTCTGGGTATAGGATCTTTTCTTGTGGGAATATCAAGTCATAGAGGATTTACTCATAGTATAGTAGGCTTTCTTGTCTCAACAACCATAGTATCCTTAGGTAAGTTAGATTATGGATTAGACTCCATATATTCTGGATTTATAATAGGGTATTTCTTGCACATAGTAGCAGACTTATTTACTTCTAAGGGAGTGAAGCTATTCTATCCTTTAAATAATAAAATTTCCTTTCCCATTACAATTAAAACAAATAGTAAGTTTGAAAAGATATTATTTAGACTATTAGTTATTTACTGTGTTTGGTTATTATTAATTCAGGTAATATAA
- a CDS encoding membrane dipeptidase — protein MLFDIHGDIWADVTKKREKGLKNIIRDYHLDRFRKGNMVGGVFVIWIDPPHDKRPKERLVESIKAMSSELWESKDIIKVIYNSKDFYKAIEENKIGVLLGLEGLSGIGEDIESIYTLYQLGFRHGSLTWNEENFLGTGARGDINRGLTTLGKEAIKIMESIGMILDVSHANDKTFWDIYNVAEKPFIASHSNSRVLCNVPRNLTDDQIKAIGERDGLVGINAFNEFIHEDKDKRSVDYLISHIEYIINLIGIDKIALGFDFFEYIGKDTANTFTEDSSLRTKGLEDISKGKDFILKLKEKGFTQEDIEKIGYKNFLNLINRVLK, from the coding sequence ATGTTATTTGATATACATGGAGATATATGGGCCGATGTAACTAAAAAAAGGGAAAAAGGATTAAAAAATATTATTAGAGATTATCATTTAGATAGATTTAGAAAAGGAAATATGGTTGGAGGGGTATTTGTTATATGGATTGATCCCCCACATGATAAGAGGCCAAAGGAAAGACTTGTTGAAAGTATTAAAGCCATGAGTAGTGAGCTATGGGAAAGTAAAGATATAATAAAGGTAATATATAATAGCAAAGATTTCTATAAAGCCATAGAAGAAAATAAAATTGGAGTATTGTTAGGATTAGAAGGATTAAGTGGCATTGGTGAAGATATAGAAAGTATATATACTTTGTACCAATTAGGGTTTAGACATGGAAGCCTAACATGGAATGAAGAAAATTTTCTTGGAACTGGAGCAAGGGGAGATATAAATAGAGGTCTTACTACTTTAGGAAAAGAAGCTATTAAGATTATGGAATCCATAGGTATGATTTTAGATGTATCCCATGCAAACGATAAAACTTTTTGGGATATTTATAATGTAGCTGAAAAGCCATTTATAGCATCTCATTCCAATTCAAGAGTATTATGTAATGTTCCAAGAAATTTAACCGATGATCAAATAAAGGCAATTGGTGAAAGAGATGGTCTAGTTGGTATAAATGCTTTCAATGAATTTATACATGAAGACAAGGATAAAAGAAGTGTAGACTATTTAATAAGTCATATAGAATATATTATAAACCTCATAGGAATAGATAAAATCGCCTTAGGATTTGATTTCTTTGAATATATTGGAAAAGATACAGCAAATACCTTTACTGAAGATTCTTCTCTACGTACTAAGGGATTAGAGGACATTTCTAAAGGAAAAGATTTTATACTAAAACTTAAGGAAAAAGGATTTACACAAGAAGATATAGAAAAAATAGGCTATAAAAACTTTTTAAATTTGATAAATAGGGTATTAAAGTAG